A region from the Vicia villosa cultivar HV-30 ecotype Madison, WI linkage group LG3, Vvil1.0, whole genome shotgun sequence genome encodes:
- the LOC131655266 gene encoding uncharacterized protein LOC131655266 isoform X2, with translation MASPSPKPQKKLSEFLNEQQEPFILELYLLERSNSSKKLTSTSPTNFQKPSSSCFLNKKRKPLFPFCKILTCVHKKKLAAAIKNSCTTNKHTNASVTMSHKDNNVDRIQTASETDRFSTVSSSTVFHSCSDTEDEEDRTSFSSRKYHNPLFSPDSVCNTGIHSQQDSDNRKCHQRCIKVCPTHETLNKDVCVCGVVVPKKINEESLLLPAIFSSLIQTAKRDQKNYTKQLRQILEHKRVLHKTKKLLFDCVKEFTKNMKKKDCKKFMGAEKLGKIIWKRRKEGGGNYETNITKLLNLDHLDSMNEWSEFKTEIKDISFEIADAILERMMKDEIV, from the exons ATGGCTTCACCATCACCCAAACCACAGAAAAAACTTTCAGAATTTCTAAATGAACAACAAGAACCCTTCATCCTAGAACTTTACTTATTAGAAAGATCAAATTCCTCAAAAAAACTGACTTCAACTTCACCCACCAATTTCCAAAAACCTTCAAGCTCTTGCTTcctaaacaaaaagagaaaaccTCTCTTCCCATTTTGTAAAATTTTAACATGTGTACACAAGAAGAAGCTTGCAGCAGCAATCAAGAATTCCTGCACGACAAACAAACATACCAACGCTAGTGTCACTATGTCTCACAAAGATAACAATGTTGATCGAATACAAACAGCTTCCGAAACAGATCGTTTCTCAACTGTTAGCAGTTCCACCGTGTTCCATTCATGCTCAGAtactgaagatgaagaagacagaACTTCATTTTCGTCTCGCAAATATCATAATCCTCTGTTTTCTCCAGATAGTGTCTGCAACACTGGAATCCATAG CCAGCAAGATTCCGACAACAGAAAGTGCCACCAGAGATGCATAAAAG TGTGTCCGACACATGAAACATTGAACAAGGATGTTTGTGTTTGCGGTGTGGTTGTGCCTAAGAAAATCAATGAGGAATCTCTATTATTACCTGCTATATTTAGTTCACTTATTCAAACAGCAAAGAGAGATCAGAAGAATTATACTAAACAATTGCGACAAATTCTTGAGCATAAAAGAGTGTTGCACAAGACAAAGAAGCTCTTATTTGATTGTGTGAAAGAATTCaccaaaaatatgaagaaaaaagattgtAAGAAATTCATGGGAGCTGAAAAGCTGGGGAAGATAATatggaaaagaagaaaagaaggtgGTGGAAATTATGAGACAAATATTACTAAATTGTTGAATTTAGATCACTTGGATTCGATGAATGAATGGAGTGAGTTTAAGACAGAGATTAAAGATATTAGTTTTGAGATTGCTGATGCAATATTGGAACGTATGATGAAAGATGAAATTGTATGA
- the LOC131655266 gene encoding uncharacterized protein LOC131655266 isoform X1 — translation MASPSPKPQKKLSEFLNEQQEPFILELYLLERSNSSKKLTSTSPTNFQKPSSSCFLNKKRKPLFPFCKILTCVHKKKLAAAIKNSCTTNKHTNASVTMSHKDNNVDRIQTASETDRFSTVSSSTVFHSCSDTEDEEDRTSFSSRKYHNPLFSPDSVCNTGIHSLMNKLSQQDSDNRKCHQRCIKVCPTHETLNKDVCVCGVVVPKKINEESLLLPAIFSSLIQTAKRDQKNYTKQLRQILEHKRVLHKTKKLLFDCVKEFTKNMKKKDCKKFMGAEKLGKIIWKRRKEGGGNYETNITKLLNLDHLDSMNEWSEFKTEIKDISFEIADAILERMMKDEIV, via the exons ATGGCTTCACCATCACCCAAACCACAGAAAAAACTTTCAGAATTTCTAAATGAACAACAAGAACCCTTCATCCTAGAACTTTACTTATTAGAAAGATCAAATTCCTCAAAAAAACTGACTTCAACTTCACCCACCAATTTCCAAAAACCTTCAAGCTCTTGCTTcctaaacaaaaagagaaaaccTCTCTTCCCATTTTGTAAAATTTTAACATGTGTACACAAGAAGAAGCTTGCAGCAGCAATCAAGAATTCCTGCACGACAAACAAACATACCAACGCTAGTGTCACTATGTCTCACAAAGATAACAATGTTGATCGAATACAAACAGCTTCCGAAACAGATCGTTTCTCAACTGTTAGCAGTTCCACCGTGTTCCATTCATGCTCAGAtactgaagatgaagaagacagaACTTCATTTTCGTCTCGCAAATATCATAATCCTCTGTTTTCTCCAGATAGTGTCTGCAACACTGGAATCCATAG CCTTATGAACAAATTAAGCCAGCAAGATTCCGACAACAGAAAGTGCCACCAGAGATGCATAAAAG TGTGTCCGACACATGAAACATTGAACAAGGATGTTTGTGTTTGCGGTGTGGTTGTGCCTAAGAAAATCAATGAGGAATCTCTATTATTACCTGCTATATTTAGTTCACTTATTCAAACAGCAAAGAGAGATCAGAAGAATTATACTAAACAATTGCGACAAATTCTTGAGCATAAAAGAGTGTTGCACAAGACAAAGAAGCTCTTATTTGATTGTGTGAAAGAATTCaccaaaaatatgaagaaaaaagattgtAAGAAATTCATGGGAGCTGAAAAGCTGGGGAAGATAATatggaaaagaagaaaagaaggtgGTGGAAATTATGAGACAAATATTACTAAATTGTTGAATTTAGATCACTTGGATTCGATGAATGAATGGAGTGAGTTTAAGACAGAGATTAAAGATATTAGTTTTGAGATTGCTGATGCAATATTGGAACGTATGATGAAAGATGAAATTGTATGA
- the LOC131657776 gene encoding protein MAIN-LIKE 1-like, with translation MKRVPKDSKWNNIDFDDSSVLVGWKGVVVYCIDYKNTSRNTFGFCSGAFASKPEHNLELFRFVAYDTGTLLKSVPVCFHLHRNPFENCSGLAQLQTGTLFGTVPVWKMRTLGPDGRPHTRRRDEAGSSNPPPQPVGYPGGPSDLSLLVRYQDHVARRLWYGEERGSKKELKVAGHGTKLQERVPQQLPPEIKAIVSRSGLASLQRTSLTKIDVNLVSAFVERWHVETSSFHMPFGEMTITLDDVACLLHLPINGMFWYPDEHVTEQVAVDLGCELLGVDRHAMAVHVRSCRGAYYSLQWLYDRFVQYRAAGSWTYATRAYLMMLVGSTIFADKTFTLVEARYLLLFRDLRGIGSYSWASAALATLYRHLGDAYMFSCKQLGGYPTLLQCWIHEYFPTLGRKGENWRSDNQGLPRAMRWFYRQGAIKVDAYRPILDQLTPTDVIWRPFEDHRPHIAFNELSLYRGFLVWGDIHVLYLPDRCLRQFGIRQYIPPAPPADTLSNDEIAVEWIGYHQSVTDVIRGTEAVGYPHETVDGYLEWYYSVSHPQVVPPPPSERREVPVPVFNSIKMKRREKYNRKKVKDIKDKNIASMTYSGSVLTT, from the exons ATGAAACGTGTTCCAAAGGATTCAAAATGGAATAATATAGATTTTGATGATTCTAGTGTTTTGGTTGGTTGGAAAGGTGTTGTCGTTTACTGTATTGATTAT AAAAATACTTCACGGAACACTTTTGGTTTCTGTTCCGGTGCGTTCGCTTCCAAACCGGAACACAATTTGGAACTCTTCCGGTTTGTTGCCTATGATACCGGAACGCTTTTGAAATCTGTTCCGGTTTGTTTTCATCTCCACCGGAACCCTTTTGAAAACTGTTCCGGTTTAGCTCAGTTGCAAACCGGAACCCTTTTTGGAACTGTTCCGGTttg gaaaatgCGTACACTTGGACCAGACGGGAGACCACATACCCGCCGCCGCGACGAAGCTGGTTCCTCTAACCCACCACCACAGCCAGTTGGATATCCTGGTGGACCATCAGATTTATCTTTACTTGTTCGATATCAAGACCATGTTGCTCGCCGGTTATGGTACGGAGAG gaaagagGCTCTAAAAAGGAGCTTAAAGTTGCTGGGCACGGGACGAAACTCCAGGAGAGAGTGCCTCAGCAGCTCCCACCTGAGATTAAGGCTATCGTGTCTAGGTCAGGTCTGGCTTCTCTTCAGAGAACTAGCCTGACCAAGATAGACGTTAATCTCGTCTCAGCATTTGTGGAGAGGTGGCATGTTGAGACTtcgtcatttcacatgccatttggTGAAATGACGATTACTTTAGATGATGTTGCGTGCCTGCTCCATTTGCCTATCAATGGTATGTTCTGGTATCCTGATGAGCATGTCACAGAGCAGGTGGCTGTTGATCTTGGCTGTGAGTTATTGGGAGTGGATAGACATGCCATGGCTGTACATGTGCGTTCTTGCAGGGGAGCTTATTACTCACTGCAGTGGCTGTATGACAGATTCGTGCAGTACCGTGCTGCTGGTAGTTGGACTTACGCGACCAGGGCATATCTGATGATGTTGGTAGGTTCTACCATTTTTGCGGATAAGACATTTACCCTGGTTGAGGCCCGATATTTGCTATTGTTTAGAGATCTACGTGGGATTGGTTCATACAGTTGGGCATCAGCGGCACTGGCCACTCTTTATCGCCACCTTGGGGATGCATATATGTTTAGTTGCAAGCAGCTCGGTGGATATCCTACTCTTCTACag TGTTGGATACATGAGTACTTTCCTACTCTGGGAAGGAAAGGAGAAAATTGGCGGTCAGACAACCAAGGGCTTCCGAGGGCGATGAGATGGTTCTACAGACAGGGGGCCATCAAGGTGGATGCATATAGACCGATATTGGATCAGCTGACACCTACAGACGTCATATGGCGTCCATTCGAGGATCATCGACCTCATATTGCTTTTAACGAGCTATCTTTATACAGAGGTTTCCTTGTTTGGGGTGACATACATGTGTTGTACTTACCCGATAGGTGTCTTCGCCAGTTTGGTATTCGCCAGTATATCCCGCCTGCACCTCCTGCTGATACGCTCAGCAACGATGAGATTGCTGTGGAGTGGATTGGTTATCACCAGAGCGTGACAGATGTGATTAGAGGTACGGAGGCGGTGGGATACCCTCATGAGACGGTGGATGGATATTTAGAGTGGTATTACAGTGTGTCTCATCCTCAGGTTGTGCCGCCCCCACCTAGTGAGCGTAGAGAGGTTCCAGTTCCTGTCTTTAACAGCATAAAaatgaaaagaagagaaaaatacaATAGAAAAAAAGTAAAGgacataaaagataaaaatattgcATCAATGACTTATTCTGGTTCGGTCTTAACCACTTGA
- the LOC131655267 gene encoding uncharacterized protein LOC131655267: MASPSPKPQKKLSEFLNEQQEPFILELYLLERSNSSKTLTSTSPNNFQKPSSSCFLNKKRKPLFPFCKILTCVHKKKLPAAIKKSYTTNKHPNVGITREANNADQTQTASETDRFSTASSSTVFHSCSDIDDEEDRTSFSSHKYHNPLFSSDSVCNTGIQSQQGTDNRKCHQKCIKVCVTHETLNKDVCVCGVVVPKKISEESLLSAAIFSSLIQTAKRDQKNYTKQLRQILEHKRVLHKTKKLLFDCVKEFTKNMKKKDCKKFMGAEKLGKIIWKRRKESGGNYETNITNLLNLDYLDSINEWSEFKTEMKDISIEIADAILECMMKDEIV; the protein is encoded by the exons ATGGCTTCACCATCACCCAAACCACAGAAAAAACTTTCAGAATTTCTAAATGAACAACAAGAACCTTTCATCTTAGAACTTTACTTACTAGAAAGATCAAATTCCTCAAAAACATTGACTTCAACTTCACCCAACAATTTCCAAAAACCTTCAAGCTCTTGCTTcctaaacaaaaagagaaaaccTCTCTTTCCGTTTTGTAAAATTTTAACATGTGTACACAAAAAGAAGCTTCCAGCAGCAATCAAGAAATCCTATACTACAAACAAACATCCCAACGTTGGTATCACTCGCGAAGCTAACAACGCTGATCAAACACAAACAGCTTCCGAAACAGATCGTTTCTCAACTGCTAGCAGCTCCACCGTGTTCCATTCATGCTCAGatattgatgatgaagaagacagAACCTCGTTTTCGTCTCACAAATATCATAATCCTCTGTTTTCTTCAGACAGTGTCTGCAACACAGGAATCCAAAG CCAGCAAGGTACCGACAACAGAAAGTGCCACCAGAAATGTATAAAAG TGTGCGTGACACATGAAACATTGAACAAGGATGTTTGTGTTTGCGGGGTGGTTGTGCCTAAGAAAATCAGTGAGGAATCTCTATTATCAGCTGCTATATTTAGTTCACTCATTCAAACAGCAAAGAGAGATCAGAAGAACTATACGAAACAACTGCGACAGATTCTTGAGCATAAAAGGGTGTTGCACAAGACAAAGAAGCTATTATTTGATTGTGTGAAAGAATTCaccaaaaatatgaagaaaaaagattgtAAGAAATTCATGGGAGCTGAAAAGCTGGGGAAGATAATATGGAAAAGAAGAAAGGAAAGTGGTGGAAATTATGAGACAAATATTACTAATTTGTTGAATCTGGATTACTTGGATTCAATTAATGAGTGGAGTGAGTTTAAGACAGAGATGAAAGATATTAGTATTGAGATTGCTGATGCGATATTGGAATGTATGATGAAAGATGAAATTGTGTGA
- the LOC131657777 gene encoding secreted RxLR effector protein 161-like, with translation MVSRFMQKPMISHLTAVKRILKYLKGTLNYGILFPAADKGKECKLLGYTNSSWCSDAEDRKSIAGYMFMLGSAPVAWSSTKELIMALSSCEAEYIAVSICACQVTWMVNLVEEITSKDHGTITMKIDSMSAINLTKNPIAHGRSKHIKMRFHYLREHVAKGKINLEH, from the coding sequence ATGGTAAGTAGATTTATGCAGAAGCCAATGATATCACACCTAACAGCGGTGAAGAGGATATTGAAGTATCTAAAAGGAACGCTCAATTATGGCATTTTATTTCCTGCAGCTgataaaggaaaagaatgcaagttATTAGGGTACACTAAttcaagttggtgtagtgatgctgaaGATCGAAAATCCATAGCAGGATATATGTTTATGCTAGGTagtgcaccagttgcttggagttcgacAAAGGAACTAATAATGGCATTATCTTCatgcgaagcagaatacatagctgTTTCCATTTGTGCATGTCAAgtaacatggatggtgaacttggtcgaagagataacaAGTAAAGATCATGGaacaattaccatgaagattgacagcatgtcagctatcaacCTGACGAAGAACCCaatagcacatggtcgaagcaagcacatcaaAATGAGGTTTCATTATCTTCGAGAGCATGTAGCTAAAGGGAAGATAAACTTGGAACACTAg